One Exiguobacterium sp. BMC-KP genomic window, CGATGACTGCTGTTGTAGATTTTTTCACGCTTGATTCCCCACTTCCGTTAAAAAACGCATTATTTTTTTCAGTATAGCAAAAAAAGATAGGTTACCCTATCTTTTCGGTATTCTATGGGATGTTAAAAGATGTACGGTGCTGGGTCGACTGCATTCGGTTGACCGGCAGCCCACTCTCCTTTATGCAATTCGAAGTGCAGGTGAGGACCTGTCGACCAACCGGTGGAGCCAAGCGTCCCGACGGTTTGACCCGGCATGACCGTTTGACCCGTTTTTACATCGATTGACTCCAGATGCGCGTAAACGGTCGTGTAGACCTTGCCGTCAATCAAGTGTGTCACCATGACGACGTTGCCATACCCTGTCGCACTACCGGCACGGAGGACGATGCCACCGGCTGCGGCATGAATCGCTGTCCCTTTCGCATTGACGAGGTCAATCCCTTTATGGATTTCAGGTTTTCCGGTCAATGGATTGTTCCGTGGACCGAACGGTGATGAAACATATCCTTGCACTGGTAAATGAAACGGACGGCTCGACTCGACGTCTGTCGGTGTATTAGTTTTATCGGGTGTTTCGACTTTCGGAACGGATGGTTCTGCTTTTGGAACTTCCGTCTCCTGTTGTTTCGCTTCAGCAGCACGTGCGGCTTCTGCTTGTCGCTTAGCTTCCGCTACTCGCTTCGCTTCTGCTTGACGTGCTGCCTCGATTGCCCGCCGCTTTGCCTTTTCTTTTGCTTTTCGTTCTGCTTCTTTTAGAGCAGCCAATTCATTTTGAATCAATTGTCGCTGATCAGCGAGGATTTCTGACTCTTCGGCTTTTGAGAACTGCTCTTGTTGCAACGCTTTTACTTTCGTATTCAACTGCACGACCAGCTTCCGCTTCAAATCTGATTCCGCAATGATTTGCGTCTGAAGGACAAGTAATTTCCGTTGCTCTCGTTTTAGACTCTCGAGCAACAGGGCTTGATCCGACCTTTGTTCATTCAGCTGAGTGACGTTCGTTTTATAAGCTTGTAGAACATCATCATCTTGTTTGATGATCTCACTGACCGTGCTAAAGCGCGAAATCAAATCACCGAAATCCTTTGCGTCGAGCAAGACTTCGATATAGGTGACGTCCCCTTTTTGCTGGACGGCACGTAAGCGACTGCCAAGTAGATCTTCTTGCTGATGCAGTTCTTTCAGCGTCTCGGAGATTGCTTCTTCCGTTAGACGCAATTGTTCCTTAGATGCAGCAACAGCCGCTTGTTGATCGGCTATCTTACGCGCTAAATCATCCAAACGGCTGTTGACTTCATCCAGTTGCGCACGGGCTTCCTTGCGCTGCTGTTTCGTCAAGATCAACTTCTCTGATGTCTGATTCTGTGATCGTTCCGTCTCTTTTAGACGGCTTTCGACCTCCTGTTGTTCCTTCAACAAATCTTCTTTCGACGTGGCATGAACGGACACGCTAGTTCCAATCAAAGCTAGGCTCAGGACGACAGAATAGAATCGGACTTTCATGAGAAGCATCTCTCCTCTATTTTATTTTTGAGTGAATCAATTAAATCTTCAAGAAACGACCAAGTGATGTTGTCGATCCCCAGACACCGATGAATGCACCGAGACCGAGTAAGATTGAGACGACCTCTAGTGATAATTGACCTGGCGGAATCAGTGAGAAGATTCCTTCGTTAATCGTTAACAGCTGAGGCTGAATCGCATTATACGAGGCTTCGTAACCAAAGTAGACAACGACAATCGGGATGATGGCACCTAATATACCCATCAACAACCCTTCAACGAAGAACGGTGCACGAATAAATCCGTTTTTCGCTCCAACGAGACGCATGATCTCGATTTCCCGGCGACGGGAGAAGATCGTGACTTTAATCGTATTCGAAATGAGGAACATCGCCATGAACGTCAAGCCGACAATCAGGATAATTCCACCGATCCGAACTCCTTCAAGGAAGTTAAACATCTTTTTAACATAGTCCTTACCATATTCGACACTATCTATATTTTCCATTTTATTGATGGAATTTGCAAGTGTTTCTGTCTCTTTTGGTGAGGTAGCTTTGACGATGTATCGGTCGTGAAGCGGGTTATCTTTTTCAACGGACCGGTACGCTTGTGAACCTTCGCCAAGTTGCTCCTTGAAGCGGTCCAGTTCTTCTTCTTTCGAACTATAACGAACAGAGGCGACTCCCGGTAATTGCTTCAGTGAATCGCCGACTGAATCAATTTTTGCCTGATCGGCTTCCCGTTCGACGAACACTTGGATTTCGACGTCTTTTTCGACGTTATCAGAAATCTTATTGACGTTGAACATAAGCATTGCGAATATTCCTACGAGAAGTAGTGTAACGGTAACGGCACTGACAGAAGCGAATGTCATCCAGCCGTTCCGGACGAGACCTTTTGCCCCTTCCCGTAAATGACGGAATCCATTAAACTTCATAGCCGTACATTCCTTTCTCTTCGTCTCGGACGATTTTTCCACCATCAATCGCTAAGACACGATGACGCATCTTGTTAACGATATCCCGGTTGTGTGTCGCCATTACGACCGTTGTCCCACGGCGATAAATTTCTTCGAACACTTCCATGATCTCCCATGCTGTATCCGGATCTAAGTTCCCAGTCGGCTCATCCGCGATGACGAGTGACGGGCGGTTGACGATGGCTCTCGCGATCGAGATCCGTTGTTGTTCGCCCCCAGATAGTTCATCCGGATAGTTCCGTTCCTTATGCTTAAGCTTCACGAGATCGAGTACCTCAAGCACTTTTTGGCGGATTTGTGATTTGTCTTCTCCTACGACTTCTAGTGCGAAGGCGACATTTTCATAAACCGTCAATGACG contains:
- a CDS encoding murein hydrolase activator EnvC family protein — protein: MKVRFYSVVLSLALIGTSVSVHATSKEDLLKEQQEVESRLKETERSQNQTSEKLILTKQQRKEARAQLDEVNSRLDDLARKIADQQAAVAASKEQLRLTEEAISETLKELHQQEDLLGSRLRAVQQKGDVTYIEVLLDAKDFGDLISRFSTVSEIIKQDDDVLQAYKTNVTQLNEQRSDQALLLESLKREQRKLLVLQTQIIAESDLKRKLVVQLNTKVKALQQEQFSKAEESEILADQRQLIQNELAALKEAERKAKEKAKRRAIEAARQAEAKRVAEAKRQAEAARAAEAKQQETEVPKAEPSVPKVETPDKTNTPTDVESSRPFHLPVQGYVSSPFGPRNNPLTGKPEIHKGIDLVNAKGTAIHAAAGGIVLRAGSATGYGNVVMVTHLIDGKVYTTVYAHLESIDVKTGQTVMPGQTVGTLGSTGWSTGPHLHFELHKGEWAAGQPNAVDPAPYIF
- the ftsX gene encoding permease-like cell division protein FtsX, with protein sequence MKFNGFRHLREGAKGLVRNGWMTFASVSAVTVTLLLVGIFAMLMFNVNKISDNVEKDVEIQVFVEREADQAKIDSVGDSLKQLPGVASVRYSSKEEELDRFKEQLGEGSQAYRSVEKDNPLHDRYIVKATSPKETETLANSINKMENIDSVEYGKDYVKKMFNFLEGVRIGGIILIVGLTFMAMFLISNTIKVTIFSRRREIEIMRLVGAKNGFIRAPFFVEGLLMGILGAIIPIVVVYFGYEASYNAIQPQLLTINEGIFSLIPPGQLSLEVVSILLGLGAFIGVWGSTTSLGRFLKI
- the ftsE gene encoding cell division ATP-binding protein FtsE; protein product: MIKMQRISKIYPNGVTALREVDLTIDQGEFVYIVGPSGAGKSTFMKMMYREEKPTSGSFLFKGIEVGKLKNRQIPELRRQIGVIFQDFKLLPSLTVYENVAFALEVVGEDKSQIRQKVLEVLDLVKLKHKERNYPDELSGGEQQRISIARAIVNRPSLVIADEPTGNLDPDTAWEIMEVFEEIYRRGTTVVMATHNRDIVNKMRHRVLAIDGGKIVRDEEKGMYGYEV